The DNA sequence GCGGATGGGGTATCTGTTGAGCGATACCAGTATCTGGGAGATACGCTGTACATCGCCAAATATGTATTCCGAAGGCAGGCTGGATCGAGAAACACTCACTCATCTGTCTGTTCAGAAGTACCCGCATCCCGTCCGTTGGTTGAGCAAAGCCGGGGAGCATCTTTTCGCGTTGACAGCGGACGGAAAGTTGATTGTATATGATTCGCGATTGGTGGGAGTGGAGCAGCCACAAGACACCGAGAAGTCGTTCCAGGATCTCGTCGTCTATCCCAATCCCGCCCGTGAGCAGGTGTCCATCGTGTATTCCGCGGCGGCTCCCGCCGAGCTTGTGATCTCGGACCTCCACGGCCGCATCCTGCACCGGCAGTCAACAAATCCCGCGCAATCCGGTTCGAACACCACATCTACCATCTCCCTCCGCACCTATCCCCCCGGCGTATATCACGTACAGCTCACCACCGCCACAACCCGTCGCAACACGCTGTTCCTCGTATACTAGGTGTCCGACACAGGAACAGAACGTAACACGTAACACGTATCCACGTTCCACGTTCCTACGATCAACGTGGCTACTTTCCACGTTGCTACTTTCAACGGAGCCCGAGCGCAGCGGAGGGCGACAGGATGAGCCCGGAGCGCAGCGGAGGGCGGTACAATGGTCGTTACACGTTCCACATAATACGTGACACGTTCAACGTTCTACGATCCACGTGGTCACTTTCCACGTTGCTGCTTTCAACGGAGCCCGGAGCGCAGCGAAGGGCGACACCAGGAGCCAGAGCGAAGCGAAGGGCGACGGAACGTCACACGTAACACGTATCCACGTTCCACGTTCCTAGGATCAACGTGGCTACTTTCAACGTTGCTACTTTCAACAAAGCCCGAGCGCAGCGAAGGGCGACAAAACGGAGCCCGGAGCGAGGCGGAGGGCGACAGGACGTAACACGTAACACGTATCCACGTTCCACGTTTCACCGATCCACGTGGCAACTTTCCACATTGCTACTTTCAACGGAGTCCGAGCGAAGCGAAGGGCGACAGATGAATTATAGAATCGTTAAGACGATAATCTTTCGAATCAAGAACGATGAAGTCATTTCGAATGATGGAGAAGGTTTGACATATATTAGTCTTCTCCTAGAAAATCGCTATATATATTCTCTTGAAGCAGCACGGCTGTAAATATTACTCGTTCCATTTCT is a window from the Ignavibacteriota bacterium genome containing:
- a CDS encoding T9SS type A sorting domain-containing protein produces the protein MEQPQDTEKSFQDLVVYPNPAREQVSIVYSAAAPAELVISDLHGRILHRQSTNPAQSGSNTTSTISLRTYPPGVYHVQLTTATTRRNTLFLVY